Genomic window (Arcobacter aquimarinus):
AGTAATTCAAGTAAAACAACTATTAAACTTGTTGCAAAAGAGCTTGATGAGGGAAATATTGTTGTACTTTTTCCCGAAGGTTCAATCACTAGAAATGGTCATTTAGGGGAGTTTAAAAGAGGTTTTGAAAAGATTTTAGAACTTACGAATACAGATGTGAAAGTTGTTCCTTTTTATATTAGGGGACTTTGGGAATCTATGTTTAGTAGAGCAAATAAAAAGTTTAAAAATTCTAAAAAAACTTCTATTGTGACTGTTCTATTTTCAAGAGCATTAAGTAAAGAAAAATCAAATACAATAAGAATCAAACAAGAAGTTATAAATCTTTCAACAAAGGCTTGGCAAGAGCATATAAAAAATCTAAAACCTTTAAATGAGACTATTTTTGATAGATTAAAAGAGCTTTCAAATGAGTTGATTTTTGTTGATTCAACAGGAGTTGAGTTAAGTGGACATAAATTTTTAACTGCTTCAATTTTATTTAAGAATTTACTAAAAAAAGAGTTAAAAGAACAAAATGTTGGTCTATTATTACCTTCAACAGCAGCAGGAGCTTTTATAAATTATACGATGTTGCTGATGGGAAAAACAGCCGTAAATTTAAACTATACAAGTGATACAACTTCTTTAAAAGAAGCATTGATTCAAGCAGAGATAAAAACAATTATAACTTCTAAAAAATTTATAGAAAAATTAGAATCAAAAGCAATAAATTTAAAAGAGATTTTAAATGTTGTAAATGTGATTTATCTTGAAGATTTAAAAACAAAAATCACTAAAACAAAAGGTTTAATAACACTAATTAGCATAAAACTTTTACCTAGTTTTATTCTAAAAATATTACATCTAAAAAAGATAAAAAAAGATGATACTGTTATTATTTTATTCTCTTCTGGAAGTGAAGGAAAACCAAAAGGAGTTGAATTAACATCAGATAATATTTTAGGAAATGCTCAACAAATAGCAAATATCATAAATGTTTCACATGAGGATATAATGTTAGGAACATTACCTTTATTTCATGCTTTTGGAATAGTTGTAACAACATATTTACCTTTGATTGAAGGAATAAAATGTGTAGCTCATCCAGACCCAACAGATGGACTTGCAATTGCAAAATTAACAGTAACTCACAAAGCAACTATTATGACGGGAACTTCTACATTTTTTAGACTTTATGCAAAAAATACAAAAATACATCCTTTGATGTTTGAAAGTTTAAGATTGGTTGTTGCAGGAGCGGAAAAATTAAGAGAAGATGTTAAATTTGAGTTTAAAAAAAGATTTGGAAAAGATATTTTAGAAGGTTTTGGAACAACTGAGACTTCACCTGTTGCCACTTGCAATTTACCAGATGTAATAGCACCTGATTTTACTATTCAAATAGGAAATAAAAATGGAACGGTTGGTATGCCAATTCCAGGAACTACAATAAAAATAGTTGACCCTCAAACCTATAAAGAATTAAATACAAATGAAGAAGGAATGATTCTAATCTCAGGTATTCAAGTAATGCGTGGATATTTAAACAATCAAGAAAAAACAGCTGAAGTTTTAAAAACTATAAAAGGCAAAATTTATTACATCACAGGAGATAAAGGACGTATTGATGAAGATGGATTTTTAACTATAGTTGATAGATATTCAAGGTTCGCTAAAATTGGTGGGGAAATGATAAGTCTTAGTTTAGTTGAAGAAAAAATTTCTAAGTTAATAGATTTTGAACAAAATCCGTTAGTTGATTTTATAGTTACAAATATTGAAGATGAGAAAAAAGGTGAAACTATAGTTTTACTTATTACAAATGTAAATGATGAGTTTATTTTGGATTTAAAACAAAAGATTATAAGCAATTTTGATAATAAATTAATGATTCCTTCAAATATAAAAGTTATTAATGAAATCCCTAAATTAGGGAGTGGAAAGAGAGATTATAACACTTCAAAGGCTTTAATAAAAGAATAAATAATTTCATAAATACAAAAAAGAGTAATTTGTGAGTCATTTGTTTGTTACAATTTATTTTAATGATAAATTGTAATAAAAAAAGAGTTTAAAATGACTATATTTGAACTAAAATGCGAAGCATATTTAAAAGAGAATATTGAACTAAAAGATAGTTTTGATATTTTGTCAAAATCTATAAGTGGTTCAATTTCTTTTAATAAAAAACTTGATGAAGTTGTTAAAAATTCTATTAAAGATTACTGTTTTGGAAACTTTTATCCAATAGAAAAAGATAGAATTTATAAAAAAGATAAAACTTATAAGTTTGTGATTAGAAGTATAAATAAAGAATTAATAGATTGTCTGGAATTTTTACTTGTAAAAAATATAAATAATAATTTTTTGCAGGTTTTAAATTGTGAAAAAAAAGAGATAGAACAATTTTTTATTAGTGAATTGTATAGTGCAACACCTGTGATTGTTTCAGACAGAAGAGATGAGAAAGGAAAACAACTTTTTTGGTCTTTACATTATAATGGAGATATGCAAACTTTACAAAATAGACTTCATAATAATTTAGAAAAGAAATTGAGATATTTTTATAGTGAAGAGTTAAAAGAGTCTAAGAGTTTTATTCAAGAAATTGAATTAAAAAATGAAAAACCTCAATCTATATATTTCAAAACTATAAAAAATAAAAAAGAAAAAATTATAAGACTAATAGGAAATAAATTAAAGATTATTCCAAAGAGAGATGAAACTTCACAAAAACTAGCTTTTTTATCACTAGCTGTTGGACTTGGTGAAAAAAGTGGTTTAGGTGGAGGTTTTTGTTTTGGTAGGGGATAAAATTTTTTAAGAAGATTTATCACCTACACACATAAGATTGAGTATTTTTTCTTGATTTGAGCAAAAACTTCCATCTTTTTCAATCAAAATCAAATCTTTTGCATAACCATTTAAAGTATGAAGTTTAGCACTTTCTATTTCTACATTAAAATCATCAAATATTTTAGCAATATAAGCAAATAAACCTTTTTGGTCTTTTGCAACTATATGCATAGAAGCTAGATAAGCTGTATGATTACAGTCTATTTTTATATTTTCTTTTTTTATAATTGGCGTTATTAATGAAGTTCTTTTAGTCATGTCAAAAGAGTCTTTTATAATCTCTTCGATAAAAAATAGGTCTTCATCACTTATTTTCTCAGAAAATGATATTTCGAAAGCTTTTTTATTATCATAAAGTTTAAAGATATTCATAGAAGCAATATTTAGAAATTCTAATTTTCCAAGTAAATATCCCAAATTTAATGGAGACTTTCTAATAATTCTAATAGTTAATTGTGATTCATTTATAATCTTGTAAATATAATTATCAACATCTTTTGCTTTTATTGCAATATCCAAAATATCTTCTGCTTTTAAACGTAAAAATATCTGATTAGAAGCTATATACATAATTTTCTTTTTTAAGATATTAGGTAATTCTTTATATTTTTCAAGATTTTTTATAGCATTTTGTTTTGCAATTCTTCTTTTACTTTCATTTAAATACTCTTGATTTTCAAAAGCAGGAAGAGATTGATTATACAACTGTTTTAATAGTGAAGCTGTTGAACTATTAAAGATATTTTTCCCAACAGCAGAAATATCACAATAAGTAACCACATATAACATCTTTAAACTCTCTTTTGTTTTTAAAAGACCAGTAAAATTTAAAATAGTTTTTTCAGAATATATATCTTCATTTGTTGCCATGTAAGACATCATATTATGGTATCTAACAAGCCTTGCTCCTGTTTTTATAAACTCTTCATCAAAATCAAAAGATTTCATCATACTTTTAAATAGTTTTTCACCAACAATATGATGGTCTTCTTTTCTTCCTTTTCCAATATCATGAAAAAAGGCTACAAGTCTTACAAGAGTTCTTTGTTCATTAGTAAGTTCATCAAAAATTGATTTTATGTGAACATCTTCTATATTTTGTGCAAATTTCAAAGTATTAATAGAGTGAATATCAACAGGATGCTTGTGATAACCATCAAATTGAGGTTGGTCAATCATTTTTTTTGTACTGGGAAGTACAGCTTGAAATAATCCAGCATTATAAATAAGTTTGATTAAAGGATATAAGTTAGGTCTTGATAAAAGATTTTTAACACTTTTCTTAAGTTCTTTTGTTTGAACTTTAGGAAGTTTTGCTTTACTTGCATAATAGATATATGACCTATCAAACTCTTGTACATGAGTTGGAAGTTCTATTAACTCTTTTAATAAATTATTCAAAGTTTGAGGTTTTGTATTAAAAGAGCAAAATAGTTTATTCTCAATAATATAAAGGTTTTTTTTGAATCTAAATTCTTTTAGTTTAGAAATATTTGAACTTTCAAATAAAACTTCCCTTGTAAATTTTTTTACCATAGTTGCTGTGAAATTGTGAATAATATGTAAGCTAGATAAAATTTTTGCCATACAAAGTCTATCTTTTGTATATCTAGTTCTATTTTTAAACCCAAGTTTAGAACTTAAATCAGGTAAAATATCAAAGGTTACTTGGTCTTGTTTTTTTCTTGCAATATTATGTAAAGCATTTCGCACTTGAAAAATAAACTCTAAAGCTTGTCTATATTTTTTATACTCTTCTTCACTAAATTGAACACCAATTAAATCTTTTGTATTAGTAACTCCATATAAAACATTTGCTATCCAATACATTAAGTTTGACTCTCTCATTCCACCATAACCATCTTTTATGTTTGGTTCCATTTTTAGTGGATATTTTAAAAGTCTTTGTTTATGTTCTTCTAGTTTTGCAAGAATAAACTCTTTTTGTTCAGTTTTTCTAATAATTTTTAAAATATTTTGATAACCATACCATAAAATTTTTGAGCCATAAATCATTCTTGATTCTAAAATAGAACTTTTTATAGTTATGTCACCTTTTACAGCTTCACTTATCTCTTTTAATTCATGAACTCTTGAACCTAATTTTAATCCACAATCCCAAGCTAAAGTTATGAATTCTTCCATGATATCTTTTAGGTTATAACCCTTTATATTTTCATATAAAATCATAATGTCAATATCTGAATAAATACAAAGCTGTTCTCTTCCATAAGAACCAAGAGCAACTAAACTAATAGGAATTGATGAACTCATAGGTTGATGCGAACCAAAATTTTTTCGTAATATATATTTGTATAAAAGAACTAAAAATCTATCAGTATGTTTTGTATGTTTTATAAAAAAATCTTTTCCACCCGTTGTTTCAACAGTTGTATCTATTGAATCTAAATAGTTTTTGTAGTAGGTTTTGAAAACCTTAGAGATTTGAAAATCTGTAGCATTATTTGAGATTAACTCTTCGATTTGTATATTAAGTTCTGTCATAATAAATCTTTATAAATTTCCAATTTTTTTCTTAATGTTATCCTATTTAAGCCTAAATGTTTTGCAACTTGCACTTGAGATTTATATTTTTTTGTAGAAGCTTTTAACAAAGGAACTTCAAAGATATATGATAAATCTTTATATGAATTTTCTCCATATAAGTTTTCACTAATATATTTTTCTAAAAACATTAAAATTTCATGCTCTCCAATAGTTTCAAATAGATATGAAAAATAAATAGACTTTCTTAAACTATGAGTATTATTTGAGATATTTATGATAAGTTTTGATTGGGGAATTAAAGGCATATCTAAAATAGAACTAGCTTCTTGTGAAAATTTATTTATTAAAGCTTTGGTATCTTCTTCTCTTTTTGTTAAATTTGGTATTTCAAGATTTATTGAAAAAATATCTTTGATTTTTTGGTTTAGATTTTCAGTTTGAGATATGGCAATTACTCTAATGGAATTTTCTTCAATCCATCTTAGAAAAAGATCTATGTTTGTTATTTCATTTATTTTATCAATAATAATTGCTTCATTTTGTAAGATTAATACTTCATCTGTAATATCTTTTTGTAAGTTTTTTGCTTCGTAAATTTCTGAATGGGGTAATATATATTTTGCTAGTGATTTTTTTCCAACACCATTTTCACCTAAAATAAGGGCATTAACTTCTACTGCTTGTAAAAGTTTAGCAGAGTTTAAAATTTCTTTGGAAATACTATCTTTTGCTATATATTCTTGCATATAAAATTACCTCTATAAATCTAAAAATTTGAATTACTTACCAATCATAAAATATTATACTGTATAAAAATGAAAAAATTTCAAAATATTGTATAAAATTTATACAATATCCCAATTGAAATAAAAATAATTATTTTTAATAAATAATGTGTAATAATACAAATTATATAAATAATACAAATAAGGCTCAATTTTGAAAAATAAGGAAAGATATATAGTTATCAATGTAATAGTATTGTTATTTATTTGTTTGTTGACTATATTTATTGGAGATTATTTAATATCAAAAAAAGAGAAAGAGTTATTAGAACAAAAATATAGTTTGATATCAAAAAATTTAAAAGAAAAAAGTTATTCATTGATTGAATCTAAAAAAAATGCAACATTAGCTTTGACTTTAACACTAAGTGAAAATGAAAAAATAAAAAATGTTCTTTTATCAAAAGGTGAAATAAAATATGAATTAAATCTTTTAAGTGAAAAATTAAAAAATTATACAGATTTTAGAAACGTTTGGTTTCAAATGATTGATAAAGATGGTGTATCAATATATCGAAGTTGGACAGAAGATAAAAATGATAAAATTAAACTCTTTAGATCAGATTTACATCCATTACTAAAAAGTCCGAAAATTCAAAATAATATTAGTGTTGGAATTTATGATATTACTTTTAAATCACAAATTCCTATTTATAACCAAAATAATTTTTTAGGAGTTTTAGAAGGAATTACACATTTTAACTCTATTACTAAAGAGTTGAAAAATAGTGATTTGGTTGAAGTAGTTCTTTTAGTTGAAAAAAAATTTACAGAACAATTAAGAAAAAATAGCTTTACAAATATATTTTTAAAAGATTATTATGTTGCAAATTTTGATTCATCAACAGAATTATTAAAATATTTAGAAAATCAAAATTTTGATGATTTATTGAAAATTGAAAATTATTTTATAAAAGATGGAATGTTGATAACAAACGTTATTATAAATCAAGATAATGACAAACTTGCAAATATGTTATTATTTAGAAATTTAAATTCCATAGATATTTCAGAGATTAATCAATTTAAAAAACATGCTTTTTCATATTTGACGTTTTTTTTGATTGTGTTTTGTTTGACAATTTTTGTAATAGGATATTATTTATATTCTAAAAGGTTAAGAGAGTTAAATCAAATTTTGCAACAAACTGTAAATAAAGAGATTTTAAAAAATGATGAAAAGAATAAAATTCTTTTTCAACAAAATAAAATGGCTGCAATGGGTGAAATGATAGAAAATATAGCTCACCAATGGAGACAGCCATTATCTGTTATAACTACAGCTGCTTCATCTATTAAATTGAAAAAAGAGTATGGATTACTTGAAGATAAAGAGTATGAAGAATCTATGAATTATATTATTGATACAGCAAATTATTTATCAAATACTATTGATGATTTTAGATATTATTTTTCTCCAAATAAGAGTAAAAATCTTTTTAATAGTAAAAAATTAGTTGAAAAAGCAGTCTCATTATTAAATTTGTCTTTTAATGATAATCAAATAGAAATAATAAAAAATGTAGAAGATTTGGAAATTACAAGTTTTGAAAATGAACTTTTACAAGTAATTATCAATATTTTAAATAATGCACAAGATGAATTAATCAAAAAAGAAAAAGATGAAAAAAGGTATATATTTATAGATTTATTTAGACAAAATGATAATCTTAAAATAAAAATAAAAGATAATGCAGGCGGAATAAAAGAAGAAATTAAAGATAGAATTTTTGAGCCTTATTTTACTACAAAACACAAAAGTAAAGGAACAGGAATTGGTCTTTATATGTGTGAAGAGATAATAATCAAACATATCAAAGGAAAAATAGAAGTTTCAAATGAAAAATACACCTACAACAATAATGAGTTTGTAGGTGCATTATTTAAAATAACAGTTCCTTTAACTTAATTTACTTCAACACTATTTTGTTTATATCTTTTTGAGGAAAAATTAATAAATATAGTCAGAGATATTAATATTAGTGCGATACCAGCTATTAAATAAAAAGCATTTATCATTTGGTCATAGTCATTAATAGCTATTTTAAATACTACAATTAAAGCTTCAATAGACAAAGCAATTATAATAGTTGTTAAAAACTTTGTTAATATTTTTGTTTCTACCTTTGAATTTTTTGAATAAGATTTGAAAAATACTTCTTGTTCTAATATAGTTTTTGCTAAATCAAAAATAGCAATACTTAAAGTAAGAGCAATGATGGGTTTAAATATCATCTCTAAAGATAATTCATTTTTTGAAAATAGATAAAAAGTAAAATCATATAATGAAAATAAAATTGTAATAATTGATAAAACCATCATAGAAAAACCAGCTACTATATAAAAACCTTTTGTAACACTATGAAAGGGTTTATTTAATTCAACTAAATTTAGTTTTTGTAACAAAATATCTATTTGAAAATCAAGAAAAAATATTTCATCATCCTCTTTTATAGTTACAGTCACACAAGTATTTCTTGTAGCACTACTTATATAAGGTTTTGAAAAAGCGATATTTGATTCTTTAAAGTGTAGTTTTGAAATAAGATGTGATCTATCTTTATTTCTTGCATTATCATCATTTTTATATCTATAAAAATTTGATGAGGTTTGTATTTTTGTATCTTTATTTATTATGTAAACAAGTTCAAGAGAAGGAAAAAGTTTATATAGTTGTTTAAAATCATTTTTTTTGTGATTTGATAAACTCCCTATATTTTTAATACTCTCTTGTAAGAAATATTCTATATCTTCTTGGTGTTGTATATAGGTTTCAAAAAATTCTTTCATTATAAACCTTTGAATATTTTTTATTTTATTATATAAGATATTAGGTTTTTATTTTGATGTAATTTGTTTATTATTTATACAACTGTTATTTTTTGATATTAAACTCTTTTATCATATTATCAGCAAGTAGTTTTAAATTTGCCTTATCAACTTCTTTTTCTACTCCATTTTCAAGATTTAGTATATTTACATGGAATTTTTCTAAAAAAGTAAGAATTTTAGGATCTTTTTTAAATGAATTATTAACCAATGCTCCTTCATCAAGCATTTCAATAACCAAATCTTTTTTACCCATAAAAGCAGCATAATTTATAGGTCTAATTCCAAAAGCATCAGGTAAGTTTATAATTTCCTTATTATAGTGATGCAATAATTTAAAATATTTAGTTGTATTTTTCCAAATACAACTATGCATAATACTTCTTCCTTTTTTATCTCTAGCAAAACAATCAGCACGAAGCTCTAAAAGTAATCTTATAGTGTATTCACATTTTTCAGTAACTGCAATATGTAAAGCAGTTAAGCCTTCATTGTTTTTTGCATTTATATCAACACCTGAATTTACAAGGCTTTTTATTGTATTTAAGTATAACTTTTTGTCTTTGATAAGATTTTTATAGTTATATTCCATAAGTTTAAAGATTATGTTATTCCCATCTTTATCTTTTTGATTTAGATTGATGTTTTTAACTCTTAAAATTTTAAATAGTTTAAAGTTAAAGTGTAAAATAGATTCAAAAAATAAAGGTTCACCTTTTGAATTTAATTTATTTATATCAATTGTACAATTTCTTAAAAGACCTTCCAAAACAGTTGGATATTCACCATCTTCATTTAAAAGAATTTCATATGCAAAGTCTAGCTCTTTTCTATTTTGTGAATGTAAAATAATATCTATTAAAATTTCAATAATTGATTTCCCATAACTATTCTCTTTTATTGGGTCTGCGCCTTTTTCTAGATAGAATTTGATTAAATCACTGTTTTTAATTCCACCTAACACTAAAAGTAATAAAACTGTATCTCCATTGAAATTTTCATGATTTAGATTAAAATCTGAAGATTCTAAAAGTAAATTTATAAGTTCTCTATTTTCACTTCTTGTTGCATAAAATAGAGCATTTTCTTCTTTATTATCTACAGCTTCTACATTAACTCCAAGTTTTATTAACTCTTTTATCATTTCAAAATGACTCTCTTTTTGAGCTGTATCATCTTTTGGAGTTTCTAAGAAGTGATTTATTGATTCCATTAAAAGAGTTGTATTATCAGCGGTTTTACTATTTATATTACAACCTAGTTCAACAGCTTTGTGAAGAATCGAAATATTTTCTATTCCTTTTGATATTGCATAAAATAGAAAATTCTTGCCATTTTTATCTAAAATCGTTGGATTTGCACCTAAATCCATCAATAGTAAGGCTAATTGATTGTTTTTTAAAACTATTTCTTTATGTAAAACTGTATTTCCATCTTCATTAATTTGATTTATATCTACTTCTTTTAATAAAGCTACTTTTTTTATAATATCAAGATTTCCATTCGCGATAGCGTCAAAAATAAGATTATTCCCATGAATATCACAATTTCCTTTTGAAGAAGTAATTTCTATCAAATAAGTAACAATTCTATTATTTGCACTAATAACAGCATCTTGTAAAGCAGTTCTTTTATAAATATTTAGGTGATTAATATTTGCTTTGTGTTCAACTAATGCTTGCATAATAGCAGTGCTTTTTGCATGAACTGCATAAAATACTGCTGTTTCTTTTTGAGAGTTTTCAATTTCGATATCAATTTTATTATTTAATAACCATAATAAAGATTGAAATAAATCTTTTTTACAACAGTAGTGTAAGATATGTTCTTCATTATAATATAGACTATTTAAATCAATGTTCAATTCTGTGTAAATTTTAGTTATTTTATCTAAATTAGGAGTTGTACTAACCAACTCTTTTACTAGTTCTTCCTCTGTAAACTTGATTTTATTGAGAAACTTATCAAACATTATTTTACCCATTTTAAATTATAAATTTTTTGAGATTATATAATAAAAAAGCATAATAGTGCTTCATAAGTAGATAAATTTGAATAAAAATATATTATGGATAATTAATATACAGACAAACTGTTTACAAGATAGATAAAATTTTTTATAATGGTGATATATAATTTGACAAAGGAGTCTTATGGAAAATTTTACTGATGTAAAATATATTTTAGATGGTTTTCTGTTTGTATTTGCAGGAATCTTAGTTATGTGGATGGCGGCTGGTTTTGCTATGTTAGAATCAGGTTTAACAAGAACTAAAAACACAGCAACAGTTTTAACAAAAAATATAGCATTATTTGCAATATCTTGTATTATGTTCTATTTTGTAGGATATAACTTTATGTATGGTGATGGTGGAGCATTCATTGGAAGTGGAGCTATGTTATCAGGAAAAACAAATGAAGAAATGGGATATCCTGTTATGGCTGATTTCTTTTTTCAAGTTGTGTTTGTAGCAACTGCTGCTTCAGTTATATCTGGAACAATAGCTGAAAGAATGAAATTATGGCCGTTCTTAATATTTGTGGTAGTTTTATCAGGTGTTATTTATCCGATTCAAGGACATTGGTCTTGGGGAGGTTCTGAATTAGGTGGATTAATTTCTGGATTCTCTGATTTTGCTGGTTCTACTGTTGTTCACTCTGTTGGTGGATGGGCTGCTTTAGCTGGTGTATTAATTTTAGGTGCTAGAAAAGGTAAATATGGAAAAGATGGAAATGTAAGACCAATTCCAGGTTCTAATCTTACTTTAGCAACACTTGGAACATTTATTTTATGGATGGGATGGTTTGGATTTAATGGCGGTTCTCAACTTGCATTAGGTTCAAAAGAAGATATAGATGGAATTGCTTCTGTAGTTGCAAGTACAAATATGGCTGCTTGTGCAGGTGCTATTATGGCTGCTATTTTAACTCAACTTATTTACAAAAAAGTTGATTTAACTATGGTATTAAATGGAGCATTAGCTGGACTTGTATCTTGTACAGCAGGACCAGATTTAGGTATGAACATAGCATTTATTGAAGGTTTAGTTGGTGGTGCTTTAGTTGTATTTGCTGTTCCTTTCTTTGATAAGTTAAAAATTGATGATCCCGTTGGAGCTTTATCTGTTCACTTAGTTGCAGGTATTTGGGGAACATTAGCTGTAGGTATTTTTAATTCAGAAGTAGCAATATTAGACCAAGTTAAAGGTATAGTAGTTATTGGTGCATTTGTATTTATTTCATCATTTATT
Coding sequences:
- a CDS encoding acyl-[ACP]--phospholipid O-acyltransferase, yielding MNKINNLTNIKIAFLFVVFCNAVVDVSHKVLLQNIAFKIFDGSTQVIWISIINALIIIPFLLLFTVSGYLSDKYNKKDILVYGAVSSFLLSVLMVISYLSENFYFAMFALVLLAVQSAIYSPAKFGLILDIYGKKELSRGNAALQSISIIAILFAIGTTSLVFENFYNLNNLQNLNTKEQLLTAILPLTYYILPVALLEMIVSFAFLRRINTSHKKNEELSLNKQELFQGKLLVNNIKTIASNNVIFLSVIGLSIFWGVSQASMAVFPSFAKMYLNITNVFVINGVIAASGVGIAIGSIIYSRFSKFYIEVGTIPLSALGMATTLYLSTIVETPFLLAISFLFFGIFGGMFVVPLNALIQFNAKKKVLGTVLAGNNWFHSLAMFLMLTLTTTVSYFDLDPLKTIYLIVVIIVLGTIYTIVKLPQSLILIFLKTIVGFRYKLEVNGIKNIPSNGGVLLLGNHISWLDWAIILMSVPREVRFVMDKTIYNKWYINWILKLFKTIPISSNSSKTTIKLVAKELDEGNIVVLFPEGSITRNGHLGEFKRGFEKILELTNTDVKVVPFYIRGLWESMFSRANKKFKNSKKTSIVTVLFSRALSKEKSNTIRIKQEVINLSTKAWQEHIKNLKPLNETIFDRLKELSNELIFVDSTGVELSGHKFLTASILFKNLLKKELKEQNVGLLLPSTAAGAFINYTMLLMGKTAVNLNYTSDTTSLKEALIQAEIKTIITSKKFIEKLESKAINLKEILNVVNVIYLEDLKTKITKTKGLITLISIKLLPSFILKILHLKKIKKDDTVIILFSSGSEGKPKGVELTSDNILGNAQQIANIINVSHEDIMLGTLPLFHAFGIVVTTYLPLIEGIKCVAHPDPTDGLAIAKLTVTHKATIMTGTSTFFRLYAKNTKIHPLMFESLRLVVAGAEKLREDVKFEFKKRFGKDILEGFGTTETSPVATCNLPDVIAPDFTIQIGNKNGTVGMPIPGTTIKIVDPQTYKELNTNEEGMILISGIQVMRGYLNNQEKTAEVLKTIKGKIYYITGDKGRIDEDGFLTIVDRYSRFAKIGGEMISLSLVEEKISKLIDFEQNPLVDFIVTNIEDEKKGETIVLLITNVNDEFILDLKQKIISNFDNKLMIPSNIKVINEIPKLGSGKRDYNTSKALIKE
- a CDS encoding CRISPR-associated endoribonuclease Cas6, which translates into the protein MTIFELKCEAYLKENIELKDSFDILSKSISGSISFNKKLDEVVKNSIKDYCFGNFYPIEKDRIYKKDKTYKFVIRSINKELIDCLEFLLVKNINNNFLQVLNCEKKEIEQFFISELYSATPVIVSDRRDEKGKQLFWSLHYNGDMQTLQNRLHNNLEKKLRYFYSEELKESKSFIQEIELKNEKPQSIYFKTIKNKKEKIIRLIGNKLKIIPKRDETSQKLAFLSLAVGLGEKSGLGGGFCFGRG
- a CDS encoding HD domain-containing protein; its protein translation is MTELNIQIEELISNNATDFQISKVFKTYYKNYLDSIDTTVETTGGKDFFIKHTKHTDRFLVLLYKYILRKNFGSHQPMSSSIPISLVALGSYGREQLCIYSDIDIMILYENIKGYNLKDIMEEFITLAWDCGLKLGSRVHELKEISEAVKGDITIKSSILESRMIYGSKILWYGYQNILKIIRKTEQKEFILAKLEEHKQRLLKYPLKMEPNIKDGYGGMRESNLMYWIANVLYGVTNTKDLIGVQFSEEEYKKYRQALEFIFQVRNALHNIARKKQDQVTFDILPDLSSKLGFKNRTRYTKDRLCMAKILSSLHIIHNFTATMVKKFTREVLFESSNISKLKEFRFKKNLYIIENKLFCSFNTKPQTLNNLLKELIELPTHVQEFDRSYIYYASKAKLPKVQTKELKKSVKNLLSRPNLYPLIKLIYNAGLFQAVLPSTKKMIDQPQFDGYHKHPVDIHSINTLKFAQNIEDVHIKSIFDELTNEQRTLVRLVAFFHDIGKGRKEDHHIVGEKLFKSMMKSFDFDEEFIKTGARLVRYHNMMSYMATNEDIYSEKTILNFTGLLKTKESLKMLYVVTYCDISAVGKNIFNSSTASLLKQLYNQSLPAFENQEYLNESKRRIAKQNAIKNLEKYKELPNILKKKIMYIASNQIFLRLKAEDILDIAIKAKDVDNYIYKIINESQLTIRIIRKSPLNLGYLLGKLEFLNIASMNIFKLYDNKKAFEISFSEKISDEDLFFIEEIIKDSFDMTKRTSLITPIIKKENIKIDCNHTAYLASMHIVAKDQKGLFAYIAKIFDDFNVEIESAKLHTLNGYAKDLILIEKDGSFCSNQEKILNLMCVGDKSS
- a CDS encoding sigma 54-interacting transcriptional regulator, coding for MQEYIAKDSISKEILNSAKLLQAVEVNALILGENGVGKKSLAKYILPHSEIYEAKNLQKDITDEVLILQNEAIIIDKINEITNIDLFLRWIEENSIRVIAISQTENLNQKIKDIFSINLEIPNLTKREEDTKALINKFSQEASSILDMPLIPQSKLIINISNNTHSLRKSIYFSYLFETIGEHEILMFLEKYISENLYGENSYKDLSYIFEVPLLKASTKKYKSQVQVAKHLGLNRITLRKKLEIYKDLL
- a CDS encoding sensor histidine kinase; this encodes MKNKERYIVINVIVLLFICLLTIFIGDYLISKKEKELLEQKYSLISKNLKEKSYSLIESKKNATLALTLTLSENEKIKNVLLSKGEIKYELNLLSEKLKNYTDFRNVWFQMIDKDGVSIYRSWTEDKNDKIKLFRSDLHPLLKSPKIQNNISVGIYDITFKSQIPIYNQNNFLGVLEGITHFNSITKELKNSDLVEVVLLVEKKFTEQLRKNSFTNIFLKDYYVANFDSSTELLKYLENQNFDDLLKIENYFIKDGMLITNVIINQDNDKLANMLLFRNLNSIDISEINQFKKHAFSYLTFFLIVFCLTIFVIGYYLYSKRLRELNQILQQTVNKEILKNDEKNKILFQQNKMAAMGEMIENIAHQWRQPLSVITTAASSIKLKKEYGLLEDKEYEESMNYIIDTANYLSNTIDDFRYYFSPNKSKNLFNSKKLVEKAVSLLNLSFNDNQIEIIKNVEDLEITSFENELLQVIINILNNAQDELIKKEKDEKRYIFIDLFRQNDNLKIKIKDNAGGIKEEIKDRIFEPYFTTKHKSKGTGIGLYMCEEIIIKHIKGKIEVSNEKYTYNNNEFVGALFKITVPLT